One window of Pseudomonadota bacterium genomic DNA carries:
- a CDS encoding 3-hydroxyacyl-CoA dehydrogenase NAD-binding domain-containing protein has product MKNVAVIGMGTMGPGIAATLARGGMNVRGYDTSADAVAKSDALISGAFGVLEALGMPDHGGAEKISMSDSLADCVAGADLVIETVPEDVDLKLELLATLDGLVSRECVLASDTSGIPITRLQQGNSNPGRVIGMHWSNPPHIIPIIEVVAGKDTAPETVERMTALIRQINLLPILIKKDVPGFVENRVLYAIMRECVDLVADGVIDAEALDQCVSWGIGYKLSVVGPMALLDMAGLDIYQAVGSYLNKELSTRDDVSPLITERTAAGRLGIKSGGGIFDYTPEKIAALRQARAQKLVAARKALENS; this is encoded by the coding sequence ATGAAAAATGTAGCGGTCATCGGCATGGGCACCATGGGGCCCGGCATTGCCGCCACCCTGGCGCGCGGCGGCATGAATGTGCGCGGCTATGACACCAGCGCCGACGCCGTAGCGAAAAGCGACGCTCTGATAAGTGGCGCCTTTGGCGTGTTGGAGGCACTTGGTATGCCGGATCACGGCGGCGCTGAGAAAATCAGCATGAGCGATAGCCTCGCGGATTGTGTCGCTGGAGCTGATCTGGTGATCGAAACGGTGCCCGAAGATGTGGACCTTAAACTTGAACTTTTGGCCACGTTGGACGGGTTGGTGTCGCGCGAATGCGTGCTGGCCAGCGATACGTCGGGCATTCCAATCACTCGGCTGCAGCAAGGAAATTCCAATCCTGGCCGGGTCATCGGCATGCACTGGTCCAATCCACCGCATATTATCCCGATTATTGAGGTTGTCGCCGGGAAGGACACGGCGCCAGAAACGGTCGAGCGGATGACCGCCCTCATCCGGCAAATCAATCTGCTGCCGATCCTGATCAAGAAGGACGTTCCGGGCTTCGTTGAAAACCGCGTTCTCTATGCGATCATGCGCGAATGCGTGGATTTAGTTGCGGACGGCGTCATCGACGCCGAAGCACTCGACCAATGCGTCTCTTGGGGCATCGGCTATAAGCTCAGTGTCGTCGGGCCGATGGCACTTCTCGATATGGCGGGGCTCGATATCTATCAGGCGGTGGGAAGTTATCTGAACAAGGAATTGAGTACCCGCGACGATGTCAGCCCGCTGATTACCGAGCGAACGGCAGCCGGGCGTCTCGGCATCAAAAGCGGCGGCGGGATCTTCGATTACACGCCGGAAAAGATTGCGGCGTTGCGCCAAGCCCGCGCACAAAAACTTGTCGCGGCGCGCAAGGCGCTGGAAAACAGTTAG
- a CDS encoding ABC transporter permease: protein MDGLFTEIFVASLLFGAVTVGIPLLLAGLGEQISEKAGVLNIGIEGMMLMGAYGGFVVAYYTGSFWLGFLAGGMAGMVVASLMVLFCVILSMNQIVIGIALTIGAEGLTALLHHFQFSRTYPRLSEVPTLDIPGLKEIPVIGPALFERHAIVYLAVLLVVFVAWLFRRTHIGLNLQAAGDKPAALDAAGVDVKLTRAAAVLTTGLLAGIGGAFMANVGAGLFVPFMTHGAGFIGIVLAMLARGHPFWVLLGAALFGGSLALTTALQVAGLNIPTDVVQMLPFAMVIVVLVLFARHSYLPPALALPYHRGER, encoded by the coding sequence ATGGACGGGCTTTTTACCGAGATTTTTGTCGCATCGTTGTTGTTCGGCGCGGTGACAGTCGGAATCCCCTTGCTCCTCGCTGGCTTGGGCGAGCAGATTTCCGAAAAGGCCGGCGTGCTCAATATCGGCATCGAAGGCATGATGCTGATGGGCGCCTATGGCGGGTTTGTCGTGGCCTATTATACCGGCTCCTTCTGGCTCGGATTTCTCGCCGGCGGCATGGCCGGAATGGTCGTCGCATCGCTGATGGTGCTGTTCTGCGTCATTCTCAGCATGAATCAAATTGTCATTGGGATCGCGCTTACCATCGGCGCGGAGGGGCTTACGGCGCTCCTCCATCATTTCCAGTTTAGCCGCACCTATCCGCGGCTTTCGGAAGTGCCGACCCTGGATATTCCCGGGCTGAAAGAAATCCCGGTGATCGGCCCGGCGTTGTTCGAGCGCCACGCCATCGTCTATCTTGCCGTGCTGCTGGTGGTGTTTGTTGCCTGGTTGTTTCGGCGCACCCATATCGGGCTTAATCTTCAGGCCGCCGGTGACAAACCAGCGGCGCTCGATGCCGCCGGTGTTGATGTCAAATTGACACGCGCCGCCGCCGTTCTCACCACCGGCCTGCTCGCCGGTATTGGCGGCGCTTTTATGGCCAATGTTGGGGCGGGTCTGTTTGTCCCGTTCATGACCCACGGCGCTGGGTTCATCGGCATCGTTCTTGCCATGCTCGCGCGCGGGCATCCGTTTTGGGTTCTGCTTGGCGCGGCGTTGTTCGGCGGCAGCCTAGCGCTGACCACAGCGCTTCAGGTGGCCGGTTTGAATATACCGACCGATGTCGTCCAGATGCTGCCGTTCGCGATGGTGATTGTGGTGCTGGTGCTGTTCGCGCGGCATAGCTATTTGCCGCCGGCCCTGGCGCTTCCCTATCATCGCGGAGAACGGTGA
- a CDS encoding N-acyl homoserine lactonase family protein, translating to MSANKVYLLDGGSLVIDGYHAFWNRGPGGEIRFPCYSVLIDHPDGLYIFDTGYDHAHVERVLPFEKPQQTEAQTIPGQLAAVGLKSSDINYVINSHYHFDHCGGNIHLTEACTLCHAKELEACASPHPFEVLGYSDLNFSPEIRDKRGLEAPPEPALDIYTPKFETLSNDQEIAKGLWLFETPGHTAGHYSLMVELAGRRPMLFSADACYSKKNMDLMCISSFHLDPVASFQSMLRLKELAEKFDAELFYSHDPKSFPNYLLAPNFYS from the coding sequence ATGAGCGCGAACAAGGTTTATCTTTTGGATGGTGGCTCGTTGGTGATCGACGGTTATCACGCCTTTTGGAATCGAGGGCCCGGCGGCGAAATCCGCTTTCCGTGTTATTCGGTTCTGATCGACCATCCGGACGGGCTTTACATTTTCGATACCGGATATGATCACGCCCATGTCGAGCGCGTATTACCATTCGAAAAACCACAGCAAACCGAGGCGCAGACGATCCCCGGGCAGTTGGCAGCGGTGGGCTTAAAGTCGAGCGACATCAACTATGTCATCAACTCGCATTATCACTTCGATCATTGCGGCGGCAATATTCACCTGACCGAGGCGTGCACGCTGTGTCATGCCAAAGAGCTTGAAGCCTGTGCATCTCCGCATCCGTTCGAAGTTCTGGGCTATTCAGATTTGAACTTTTCGCCGGAGATTAGAGACAAGCGCGGCTTGGAAGCGCCGCCGGAACCGGCGCTTGATATCTACACGCCAAAATTCGAAACGCTCAGCAACGATCAGGAAATCGCCAAGGGTTTATGGCTGTTCGAGACGCCCGGCCACACCGCGGGCCATTACAGTCTAATGGTGGAACTGGCCGGCCGCCGCCCAATGCTGTTTTCCGCCGATGCCTGTTACAGCAAGAAGAATATGGATTTGATGTGCATTTCGAGTTTCCACCTCGATCCGGTGGCTAGTTTCCAATCCATGCTGCGCCTGAAGGAACTGGCGGAGAAATTTGACGCGGAACTCTTCTATTCGCACGATCCGAAAAGCTTTCCCAACTATCTGCTGGCGCCAAATTTCTATTCGTGA
- a CDS encoding ABC transporter ATP-binding protein has product MNPAADQAPAVSLHAITKRFPGVLANDDISLAFHAGEVHALLGENGAGKSTLIGILAGMQQPDGGHIEIAGARVRISSPRESLRLRIGTVFQHVLLVNSLTVIENLMLGGVWWRKHDRKTALGRFHEISELLGVKIDPEVPVGRVSLGQQQQIEIIRALWHGGNVLVLDEPTSMLTPHGVEELGGVMRRLRDQGVAIIFVTHKLREAYAFGDRISVLRRGRLVGDIPPERLSAMAEEEATDEIIRLMFRGAGEADNADAETLVREGHAKRARVAFDRAAIAAITLNNIVTRAEPGECALDDISFSVKPGEVFGIAGVDGNGQKHLAEVLAGQRPALSGTIEVNGKPADQDGVPARRRLGVRYITDERLGEGTVAGHSVATNLVLKEIGAPPYWQDGVTLWQRIFRHARQVIETHDIRTPSEHTQLGRLSGGNIQKVLLAREISADSSVVIFNKPTYGLDLQNTRLARERIIAAAEEGIATIVISTELDELLELCDRVGVMFGGELSGIVDNHGNAEAQIGRLMTGAKAA; this is encoded by the coding sequence GTGAACCCGGCGGCTGACCAGGCGCCCGCAGTATCGCTGCACGCTATCACCAAGCGCTTTCCCGGCGTGCTGGCGAATGATGATATCTCGCTCGCCTTCCATGCCGGCGAGGTGCATGCGCTTCTTGGTGAAAATGGTGCTGGCAAATCTACTCTGATCGGCATTCTCGCCGGCATGCAACAGCCGGACGGCGGCCATATCGAAATCGCCGGTGCGCGGGTGCGGATCAGCTCGCCGCGTGAGAGTCTCCGCCTGCGGATCGGCACGGTTTTTCAACATGTACTGCTGGTCAACAGCTTGACGGTTATTGAAAACCTCATGCTTGGCGGCGTGTGGTGGCGCAAGCATGACCGCAAAACGGCGCTAGGCCGATTTCACGAAATTTCAGAATTGCTCGGTGTTAAAATCGATCCAGAAGTGCCGGTCGGCCGCGTTTCACTCGGCCAACAGCAGCAGATTGAAATCATCCGTGCGCTTTGGCATGGCGGAAACGTGTTGGTGCTGGACGAGCCGACTTCCATGCTCACGCCGCATGGCGTCGAGGAATTAGGCGGCGTCATGCGGCGGCTCCGCGACCAGGGCGTCGCCATCATCTTTGTCACCCACAAACTGCGCGAAGCCTATGCGTTTGGCGATCGTATATCGGTACTGCGTCGCGGGCGGCTCGTCGGTGATATCCCGCCGGAGCGCTTAAGCGCCATGGCGGAGGAGGAGGCGACCGATGAAATCATCCGCTTAATGTTCCGCGGCGCGGGGGAGGCGGACAATGCCGACGCCGAAACATTGGTGCGCGAGGGACACGCCAAACGGGCACGCGTCGCGTTCGATCGCGCAGCCATTGCAGCAATCACGCTTAACAATATTGTGACGCGCGCCGAGCCTGGGGAATGCGCGCTCGATGACATCAGCTTCTCCGTTAAACCCGGCGAAGTGTTTGGCATAGCCGGTGTGGACGGCAACGGCCAAAAGCATCTGGCCGAAGTGCTGGCTGGGCAGCGACCGGCGTTGTCGGGCACCATCGAAGTAAATGGCAAGCCGGCTGATCAAGACGGAGTTCCGGCCCGCCGGCGCCTCGGCGTGCGCTATATCACCGATGAGCGGCTTGGCGAGGGAACGGTGGCGGGGCACTCCGTTGCCACCAATCTCGTGCTCAAGGAGATTGGCGCGCCGCCCTATTGGCAAGATGGCGTGACTTTGTGGCAGCGTATCTTTCGCCATGCCCGACAAGTTATTGAGACTCACGATATCCGTACACCGTCGGAGCATACGCAACTCGGGCGGCTGTCCGGCGGCAATATCCAAAAGGTTCTGCTGGCGCGTGAAATCTCCGCCGATTCGTCTGTGGTGATCTTCAACAAACCAACTTATGGGCTTGACCTGCAGAACACCCGCTTGGCGCGCGAGCGAATTATCGCGGCGGCGGAAGAGGGCATCGCGACCATTGTCATATCGACGGAATTGGACGAATTACTTGAACTTTGCGATCGCGTTGGCGTGATGTTCGGTGGTGAACTGTCCGGCATCGTCGATAATCATGGCAACGCCGAAGCGCAAATCGGGCGTTTGATGACCGGGGCAAAAGCGGCATGA
- a CDS encoding BMP family protein — protein sequence MHNLIANTTRRAAIAGLALAAMVAVSVGAQAGDVVKKIAVLVPEQGTDYGWNQQGVDAARAVAKKYNLEFLPAEGLGYGDVRPTLRELADEGASLMIAHASGYNTAAPEIAAETGVPVAIVDRPDGLVPGLVGDYTLSGHDGAYLAGILAAKMSRTGTVGIVVSGEPPSWNSQSAGFAMGVQATGMATKIVYAVIGPAAYADAAGGRRVTESVISAGADVIFGQGNGSSFGMIQAVETTKAVDGGKAWFIDVIGDKTGLDKGHLLSSVLWDMIPVYSAMVEDLNAGKFGTVGYTIGLADDSVRLLKTDHIPAGIWDELMKVRQQIIDGSVSVAEVYDAQEVRALMTSVEAPAAE from the coding sequence ATGCATAATTTAATTGCGAATACGACACGGCGCGCCGCCATAGCCGGGCTGGCACTCGCAGCTATGGTTGCGGTCAGCGTCGGCGCCCAGGCTGGCGATGTGGTGAAGAAGATTGCGGTGTTGGTACCGGAACAGGGCACCGATTACGGTTGGAACCAACAGGGCGTTGATGCCGCCCGCGCGGTGGCCAAAAAATACAATCTCGAATTCCTGCCAGCCGAAGGGCTCGGCTATGGCGATGTGCGCCCGACATTGCGCGAATTGGCCGATGAAGGCGCCAGCCTGATGATCGCCCATGCCAGCGGCTACAACACCGCAGCGCCGGAAATCGCAGCCGAGACCGGTGTGCCAGTGGCAATTGTCGATAGGCCGGACGGCTTGGTCCCCGGTTTGGTTGGTGACTATACGCTAAGCGGCCATGACGGCGCCTATCTCGCAGGCATTCTCGCCGCCAAAATGAGCCGTACGGGAACGGTTGGCATCGTTGTTTCCGGAGAGCCACCGTCGTGGAACTCGCAATCGGCTGGTTTCGCCATGGGCGTCCAGGCAACCGGCATGGCCACCAAGATCGTCTATGCGGTGATCGGCCCGGCAGCTTATGCTGATGCGGCCGGTGGCCGGCGCGTGACTGAATCTGTGATTTCGGCCGGCGCCGATGTAATTTTTGGCCAAGGCAACGGCTCCAGCTTCGGCATGATTCAGGCGGTTGAAACCACCAAAGCGGTCGACGGTGGCAAGGCGTGGTTCATCGATGTGATCGGCGACAAGACCGGGCTCGACAAGGGCCACCTCTTATCGTCGGTCCTGTGGGACATGATTCCCGTTTACAGCGCCATGGTCGAGGATCTGAACGCCGGCAAATTCGGCACGGTTGGTTATACGATCGGCCTGGCCGACGATTCCGTGCGTTTGCTCAAGACCGATCACATCCCCGCCGGTATCTGGGACGAACTGATGAAGGTTCGCCAGCAGATCATCGACGGTTCCGTTTCGGTCGCCGAAGTATATGACGCTCAAGAAGTCCGCGCTCTGATGACCTCTGTCGAGGCGCCAGCAGCGGAATAA
- a CDS encoding ABC transporter permease — MISSVSRVLLPIVLALVVGGLILLALGKDPLAYYDCVLQRGLFSWSGFQQTVIRSAPLLLIASGLIVAFRAGIWNLGVDGQFLLAAVASAALAPLLISSLPSWLTIVICCAVSILVAMTWSLVPAFLKIRYGLNEIITTLMMTFLGISLANVLVKLPFNDPTNSVPQTMTLPVADRLGRLFDTTIHSGIIIALAAVFAVHFVMTRTAFGLRLQIVGANPRAAKHAGLSVGRLTYATFALSAGLTGLGGAVEILGVWGTMRADWNPAYGLLVVPLVFLARFNGIAVIGFTLFFAILMIGGESASRKLGVPNFYVLVLVALLLIFLALVEYLDHLSRQRRRA, encoded by the coding sequence ATGATTTCCTCCGTCTCACGCGTTTTACTGCCGATCGTCTTGGCGCTCGTTGTCGGCGGGCTGATCCTTCTCGCGCTCGGCAAAGATCCGCTTGCCTATTACGATTGTGTTCTGCAACGCGGGCTCTTCAGCTGGAGTGGATTCCAACAGACCGTCATCCGCTCGGCGCCCCTGCTGCTGATTGCCTCGGGACTGATCGTCGCCTTCCGGGCCGGCATCTGGAACCTTGGCGTCGATGGGCAATTCCTGCTTGCCGCGGTCGCTTCCGCCGCATTAGCGCCGCTTCTCATCTCGTCTCTGCCGTCTTGGCTGACCATCGTCATTTGCTGCGCGGTCTCCATCCTGGTGGCGATGACCTGGTCTCTGGTGCCGGCATTTTTGAAAATTCGCTACGGGCTGAACGAGATCATCACCACCTTGATGATGACTTTTCTTGGCATTAGTTTGGCCAACGTGCTGGTCAAGCTTCCGTTTAACGATCCCACCAATAGCGTGCCGCAAACCATGACGTTGCCGGTGGCGGACCGCTTGGGGCGGCTGTTCGATACCACCATCCATAGCGGTATCATCATTGCCTTGGCGGCGGTTTTTGCCGTTCATTTCGTCATGACGAGAACGGCGTTCGGGCTTAGATTGCAAATCGTCGGCGCCAATCCACGCGCCGCCAAACATGCTGGGCTGAGTGTCGGGCGCCTGACCTACGCCACATTTGCACTTAGCGCCGGCCTCACCGGTCTTGGCGGCGCGGTAGAGATTCTTGGCGTGTGGGGAACCATGCGGGCGGATTGGAATCCGGCCTATGGGCTGCTGGTCGTGCCGCTGGTTTTTCTCGCCCGCTTCAATGGCATCGCGGTGATCGGGTTTACGCTGTTTTTCGCCATCCTCATGATCGGCGGCGAGAGTGCGTCGCGGAAGTTGGGGGTGCCCAATTTCTACGTGCTGGTTCTCGTCGCGCTGCTGCTCATTTTCCTCGCCCTGGTCGAGTATCTTGATCATCTGTCACGCCAGCGCAGGAGGGCCTGA